The following are from one region of the Nocardioides marmotae genome:
- the sucD gene encoding succinate--CoA ligase subunit alpha: MTIYLNKDSKIIVQGITGGMGSKHTNLMLQAGSNIVGGVNARKAGTTVELNGTELPVFGTVKEAMEATGADVSVAFVPPAFTKDACIEAIDAEIPLLVVITEGVPVQDSAEVFAYLQGKKTRMIGPNCPGIISPEESLAGITPHTIAGKGPVGLVSKSGTLTYQMMYELRDFGFSTAIGIGGDPIIGTTHIDALEAFENDPETKAIVMIGEIGGDAEERAAAYIKDHVTKPVVGYVAGFTAPEGKTMGHAGAIVSGSSGTAQAKKEALEAVGVKVGKTPSETAALMREILQSL; the protein is encoded by the coding sequence ATGACGATCTACCTCAACAAGGACTCCAAGATCATCGTCCAGGGCATCACGGGCGGGATGGGCTCCAAGCACACCAACCTGATGCTCCAGGCCGGGTCGAACATCGTGGGCGGTGTCAACGCCCGCAAGGCCGGCACCACCGTCGAGCTCAACGGCACCGAGCTGCCGGTCTTCGGCACCGTCAAGGAGGCCATGGAGGCCACCGGTGCCGACGTCTCGGTCGCCTTCGTGCCCCCGGCCTTCACCAAGGACGCCTGCATCGAGGCCATCGACGCCGAGATCCCGCTCCTGGTGGTCATCACCGAGGGCGTCCCGGTGCAGGACAGCGCCGAGGTCTTCGCCTACCTCCAGGGCAAGAAGACGCGGATGATCGGCCCCAACTGCCCCGGGATCATCTCCCCGGAGGAGTCGCTGGCCGGCATCACCCCGCACACCATCGCGGGCAAGGGCCCGGTCGGTCTCGTCTCGAAGTCGGGCACGCTGACCTACCAGATGATGTACGAGCTGCGGGACTTCGGCTTCTCGACCGCCATCGGCATCGGCGGCGACCCGATCATCGGCACCACGCACATCGACGCCCTCGAGGCCTTCGAGAACGACCCGGAGACCAAGGCGATCGTGATGATCGGCGAGATCGGCGGCGACGCCGAGGAGCGTGCGGCGGCCTACATCAAGGACCACGTCACCAAGCCGGTCGTCGGCTACGTCGCGGGCTTCACCGCCCCCGAGGGCAAGACGATGGGCCACGCCGGCGCGATCGTGTCGGGCTCCTCCGGCACCGCGCAGGCCAAGAAGGAGGCCCTCGAGGCCGTCGGCGTCAAGGTCGGCAAGACGCCGTCCGAGACCGCCGCGCTCATGCGGGAGATCCTGCAGAGCCTCTGA
- the purH gene encoding bifunctional phosphoribosylaminoimidazolecarboxamide formyltransferase/IMP cyclohydrolase, which yields MSVTQPRAHDQALDQVPVKRALVSVYDKTGLDDLVRGLHDAGVTLVSTGGSAARIEALGLPVTRVEELTGFPECLDGRVKTLHPRVHAGILADRRLDAHVQQLADLEVEPFDLVVCNLYPFAETVASGASPDECVEQIDIGGPSMVRAAAKNHPSVAVVTSPARYADVLAALAQGGTTLAQRRALAAEAFAHTAAYDVAVASWMGDVLVDTSDGTGFPAWAGATWERKAVLRYGENPHQPAALYATAGAGGLAAAEQLHGKEMSYNNYVDTDAARRAANDFDEPAVAIIKHANPCGIAVGADVAEAHRKAHACDPTSAFGGVIAVNRPVSVEMARQVAEVFTEVIVAPAYDEGAVEVLQGKKNIRILVCPVDAGAQVETRPISGGLLMQHVDHVDAAGDDPASWTLATGEAASPEVLADLAFAWRACRSAKSNAILLAKDGASVGVGMGQVNRVDSCRLAVSRAGERSVGSVAASDAFFPFEDGPQILIDAGVTAIVQPGGSVRDELTIEAAKAAGVTMYFTGTRHFAH from the coding sequence GTGTCCGTGACCCAGCCCCGCGCCCACGACCAGGCCCTCGACCAGGTCCCGGTCAAGCGGGCCCTCGTCTCCGTCTACGACAAGACGGGCCTCGACGACCTCGTCCGCGGCCTGCACGACGCGGGCGTCACGCTCGTCTCCACCGGCGGCTCGGCCGCGCGGATCGAGGCGCTCGGCCTCCCCGTGACCCGCGTCGAGGAGCTCACCGGCTTCCCCGAGTGCCTCGACGGCCGCGTGAAGACCCTGCACCCCCGCGTGCACGCCGGCATCCTCGCCGACCGCCGCCTCGACGCCCACGTGCAGCAGCTGGCCGACCTCGAGGTCGAGCCGTTCGACCTGGTCGTGTGCAACCTCTACCCCTTCGCCGAGACCGTCGCGTCCGGCGCGAGCCCCGATGAGTGCGTCGAGCAGATCGACATCGGCGGGCCCTCGATGGTCCGCGCCGCGGCCAAGAACCATCCCTCGGTCGCCGTGGTCACCAGCCCCGCGCGGTACGCCGACGTGCTGGCCGCCCTCGCGCAGGGCGGCACCACCCTCGCCCAGCGCCGGGCGCTCGCGGCCGAGGCGTTCGCCCACACCGCGGCGTACGACGTCGCGGTGGCCTCCTGGATGGGCGACGTCCTGGTCGACACCTCCGACGGCACCGGCTTCCCCGCCTGGGCCGGCGCGACGTGGGAGCGCAAGGCCGTGCTGCGCTACGGCGAGAACCCGCACCAGCCGGCGGCCCTCTACGCCACCGCGGGCGCCGGCGGGCTCGCCGCCGCCGAGCAGCTGCACGGCAAGGAGATGTCGTACAACAACTACGTCGACACCGACGCCGCCCGCCGCGCGGCCAACGACTTCGACGAGCCGGCCGTGGCGATCATCAAGCACGCCAACCCGTGCGGGATCGCCGTCGGCGCCGACGTCGCCGAGGCGCACCGCAAGGCGCACGCCTGCGACCCGACCTCGGCCTTCGGCGGGGTCATCGCCGTCAACCGGCCGGTCTCGGTGGAGATGGCGCGCCAGGTGGCCGAGGTGTTCACCGAGGTGATCGTCGCCCCGGCGTACGACGAGGGCGCCGTCGAGGTGCTCCAGGGCAAGAAGAACATCCGGATCCTGGTCTGCCCCGTCGACGCCGGCGCGCAGGTCGAGACCCGGCCGATCAGCGGCGGGCTGCTGATGCAGCACGTCGACCACGTCGACGCCGCGGGCGACGACCCGGCCAGCTGGACCCTCGCGACCGGTGAGGCCGCCTCGCCCGAGGTGCTCGCCGACCTCGCCTTCGCCTGGCGCGCCTGCCGGTCGGCGAAGTCCAACGCGATCCTGCTCGCCAAGGACGGCGCCTCGGTCGGCGTCGGCATGGGCCAGGTCAACCGCGTCGACTCCTGCCGGCTCGCGGTCTCGCGGGCGGGGGAGCGCTCGGTCGGCTCGGTGGCCGCCTCCGATGCGTTCTTCCCCTTCGAGGACGGCCCGCAGATCCTCATCGACGCCGGCGTCACCGCCATCGTCCAGCCGGGTGGCTCGGTCCGCGACGAGCTGACCATCGAGGCCGCGAAGGCGGCCGGCGTGACGATGTACTTCACCGGCACCCGGCACTTCGCGCACTGA
- a CDS encoding SigE family RNA polymerase sigma factor, giving the protein MDEREFDDFYAASFPRITGQVYAMIGDRDEAQECVQEAFVRAWAHRRRLDRAEHPEAWVRTTAYRLAVSRWRRTTRGRRPADRALGARTETAAPNEAHVALVAALRQLPEAQRQALVLHHIADLPVHAVARETGVPEGTVKARLSRGRAALAALLDDTDYQEGATRA; this is encoded by the coding sequence ATGGACGAACGCGAGTTCGACGACTTCTACGCAGCGTCCTTCCCACGGATCACCGGACAGGTGTACGCCATGATCGGGGACCGCGACGAGGCGCAGGAGTGCGTCCAGGAGGCCTTCGTGCGGGCCTGGGCGCACCGGCGCAGGCTGGACCGCGCCGAGCACCCCGAGGCGTGGGTGCGCACGACGGCCTACCGCCTCGCGGTCAGCCGCTGGCGACGTACGACGCGGGGCCGGCGGCCCGCCGACCGGGCCCTCGGCGCGCGCACCGAGACCGCGGCGCCCAACGAGGCCCACGTCGCGCTGGTGGCCGCGCTCCGGCAGCTGCCCGAGGCGCAGCGGCAGGCGCTGGTGCTCCACCACATCGCCGACCTCCCGGTCCACGCCGTGGCCCGCGAGACCGGCGTGCCCGAGGGCACCGTCAAGGCCCGGCTCAGCCGCGGCCGCGCCGCGCTCGCGGCCCTGCTCGACGACACCGACTACCAGGAGGGTGCGACCCGTGCGTGA
- a CDS encoding cell division protein PerM, giving the protein MTSLLPPSTNRSAASPGLHDLAHRRPLVLVATLGGAAAALGPLLVCMALGVVGWFLTDAGAHGTSSDGLRVGALGWLLGHGSGVRVEGVPITAVPLGVTLACAWTVWRIGLSVGGSVSGHGPDADRIADGERDWTVPTAAGLLAAGYVVVAVATCVLASDAGSGVSTGRVVSWSLLLCLGLGAPAVAVGSGRAAIWAALVPPVLRLALPACRRILLAWLLVTGVAFLGALLVDLGTAANVLSQLHADLGASTLLVLVSLLVLPNALAFSGSYLLGPGFTVGTGTLVSPSAVVLGPLPMFPLLAALPDNGPPPAWTAYLAVVPALVAAVAVARHHRLVPAEGWGEALARGLAAGVLAGVVFGFLAGLAGGAVGPGRMREVGPFELDVALHAIAAFGLGGLVGALATTWWQRRSAAAG; this is encoded by the coding sequence ATGACCTCCCTGCTGCCGCCCTCCACGAACCGCAGCGCCGCCTCGCCCGGTCTCCACGACCTGGCCCACCGACGCCCACTGGTCCTGGTCGCGACGCTCGGCGGCGCGGCGGCCGCGCTCGGCCCGCTGCTGGTCTGCATGGCGCTCGGTGTCGTCGGCTGGTTCCTCACCGACGCCGGCGCGCACGGCACCTCCAGCGACGGGCTGCGGGTCGGGGCCCTGGGCTGGCTGCTCGGCCACGGCTCCGGCGTGCGGGTCGAGGGCGTGCCGATCACCGCGGTGCCGCTCGGGGTGACCCTCGCCTGCGCGTGGACGGTGTGGCGGATCGGGCTGAGCGTCGGTGGCTCCGTCTCCGGCCACGGGCCCGACGCCGACCGGATCGCCGATGGTGAGCGGGACTGGACGGTGCCGACCGCCGCCGGGCTGCTGGCCGCGGGGTACGTCGTCGTGGCGGTCGCGACCTGCGTGCTGGCCAGCGACGCGGGCTCGGGGGTCTCCACGGGCCGCGTCGTGTCCTGGTCGCTCCTGCTCTGCCTGGGCCTCGGGGCGCCGGCGGTCGCGGTCGGCTCGGGCCGCGCGGCGATCTGGGCCGCGCTCGTCCCGCCGGTGCTGCGACTCGCCCTGCCCGCCTGCCGGCGCATCCTCCTCGCCTGGCTGCTGGTCACCGGCGTGGCCTTCCTCGGCGCGCTCCTCGTCGACCTCGGCACCGCCGCGAACGTGCTCTCCCAGCTGCACGCCGACCTCGGCGCCTCCACGCTGCTCGTGCTGGTCTCGCTGCTGGTCCTGCCCAACGCGCTCGCCTTCTCCGGCTCGTACCTGCTCGGACCCGGGTTCACCGTCGGCACCGGCACGCTCGTCTCGCCGTCCGCGGTGGTCCTCGGCCCGCTGCCGATGTTCCCGCTCCTCGCCGCGCTGCCCGACAACGGCCCGCCGCCGGCCTGGACGGCGTACCTCGCCGTCGTCCCCGCCCTCGTCGCCGCCGTCGCCGTGGCCCGCCACCACCGGCTCGTCCCCGCCGAGGGGTGGGGCGAGGCGCTGGCCCGCGGGCTGGCCGCCGGCGTCCTCGCCGGGGTGGTCTTCGGGTTCCTCGCCGGACTCGCGGGCGGCGCGGTCGGCCCCGGCCGGATGCGCGAGGTCGGCCCCTTCGAGCTCGACGTCGCCCTGCACGCCATCGCCGCCTTCGGCCTCGGCGGCCTCGTCGGCGCCCTCGCCACCACCTGGTGGCAGCGGCGCTCCGCCGCGGCGGGCTGA
- the sucC gene encoding ADP-forming succinate--CoA ligase subunit beta encodes MDLMEYQAKELFAKHGVATTLGTVVETAEAAKAAAEEIGGVTVIKAQVKAGGRGKAGGVKLAKTADEAFEHASNILGMEIKGLTVNRVLVTPATPPVEEYYFSFLLDRANRSHLCIASVEGGVEIEEVAKTNPEAVRQIPIDALEGVTPEKAAAIVDEAKFPAELRDQAIEMVQALWKVYVEEDATLVEVNPLARLEGDKLEALDGKVSLDDNASEFRHPDHAQFEIREEADPLEAKAKDLGLNYVKLDGAVGIIGNGAGLVMSTLDVVAYAGEAHGGVKPANFLDIGGGANATVMANGLDVILNDPQVKSVFVNVFGGITACDEVANGIKGALEILGDNATKPLVVRLDGNNVEEGRRILDELNHPLVTQVDTMDGAADKAAELANA; translated from the coding sequence GTGGACCTGATGGAGTACCAGGCGAAGGAGCTCTTCGCCAAGCACGGTGTAGCGACGACCCTCGGGACGGTCGTCGAGACCGCCGAGGCCGCCAAGGCCGCCGCCGAGGAGATCGGTGGCGTCACCGTCATCAAGGCGCAGGTCAAGGCCGGTGGCCGAGGCAAGGCCGGCGGCGTGAAGCTCGCCAAGACCGCCGATGAGGCCTTCGAGCACGCCTCGAACATCCTCGGCATGGAGATCAAGGGCCTCACGGTCAACCGCGTGCTCGTCACGCCCGCCACGCCCCCGGTGGAGGAGTACTACTTCTCCTTCCTGCTCGACCGCGCCAACCGCTCGCACCTGTGCATCGCGTCGGTCGAGGGCGGCGTGGAGATCGAGGAGGTCGCCAAGACCAACCCCGAGGCCGTGCGGCAGATCCCGATCGACGCCCTCGAGGGCGTCACCCCGGAGAAGGCCGCCGCGATCGTCGACGAGGCGAAGTTCCCCGCCGAGCTGCGCGACCAGGCCATCGAGATGGTCCAGGCGCTGTGGAAGGTGTACGTCGAGGAGGACGCGACCCTGGTCGAGGTCAACCCGCTGGCTCGCCTGGAGGGCGACAAGCTGGAGGCCCTCGACGGCAAGGTGTCGCTCGACGACAACGCCTCGGAGTTCCGTCACCCCGACCACGCGCAGTTCGAGATCCGCGAGGAGGCCGACCCGCTCGAGGCGAAGGCCAAGGACCTCGGCCTGAACTACGTCAAGCTCGACGGTGCCGTGGGCATCATCGGCAACGGCGCGGGCCTGGTCATGTCGACGCTCGACGTCGTCGCGTACGCCGGTGAGGCGCACGGCGGCGTGAAGCCGGCGAACTTCCTCGACATCGGCGGCGGCGCCAACGCCACCGTGATGGCCAACGGCCTCGACGTGATCCTCAACGACCCCCAGGTCAAGAGCGTCTTCGTCAACGTCTTCGGCGGCATCACCGCCTGCGACGAGGTCGCCAACGGCATCAAGGGTGCGCTGGAGATCCTCGGCGACAACGCCACCAAGCCGCTCGTCGTGCGCCTGGACGGCAACAACGTGGAGGAGGGCCGCCGGATCCTCGACGAGCTCAACCACCCGTTGGTGACGCAGGTGGACACGATGGACGGTGCGGCCGACAAGGCCGCCGAGCTGGCGAACGCCTGA
- a CDS encoding MIP/aquaporin family protein has protein sequence MSTPSPTLPSTGQRIAAEAIGTFLLVLVAAGTLVRTDDALTAALAYGLAYAVAIAAFGRVSAHLNPAATVGSAVAGRTPWRDAGLLVGTQVVAGVLAALALFGLLHGYEAFDAEGSMGQNGFGDLRDGYAAWAAFLLEMILTALLVLVVLAVLDDRHEDRRVAPLWSGLALAALAAVAVPFTGASLNPARSIGPALFAGGDAILQLWVFLLAPLLGGLLAGLAYPFVLGRSAAPVPGSGLRLPARKPAAATSGQAAAQDWGGQEERPIIQDGWQWDPVAQEWKPAEQRWLTPQADPTQQQPWPGTSGTTGTTDGDDSDGTQIR, from the coding sequence ATGAGCACTCCGAGCCCCACGCTGCCCTCGACCGGGCAGCGGATCGCCGCCGAGGCCATCGGCACCTTCCTCCTCGTCCTGGTCGCCGCCGGCACCCTGGTCCGCACCGACGACGCGTTGACCGCCGCGCTGGCCTACGGCCTCGCCTACGCCGTGGCGATCGCCGCCTTCGGCCGGGTCTCGGCCCACCTCAACCCCGCCGCCACGGTCGGCTCGGCCGTCGCCGGGCGTACGCCGTGGCGCGACGCCGGCCTCCTCGTCGGGACCCAGGTCGTCGCGGGCGTGCTCGCCGCCCTGGCGCTCTTCGGGCTGCTGCACGGCTACGAGGCCTTCGACGCCGAGGGGTCGATGGGCCAGAACGGCTTCGGCGACCTGCGCGACGGGTACGCCGCCTGGGCCGCGTTCCTGCTCGAGATGATCCTGACCGCGCTGCTCGTGCTCGTGGTGCTCGCCGTCCTCGACGACCGGCACGAGGACCGCCGGGTCGCCCCGCTGTGGTCCGGCCTCGCCCTGGCGGCGCTCGCCGCGGTGGCCGTGCCGTTCACCGGCGCCTCGCTCAACCCGGCCCGCTCGATCGGCCCGGCGCTGTTCGCCGGCGGCGACGCGATCCTCCAGCTGTGGGTCTTCCTCCTCGCCCCGCTGCTGGGCGGCCTGCTCGCCGGGCTCGCCTACCCCTTCGTGCTCGGCCGCTCCGCCGCCCCGGTCCCCGGGTCCGGCCTGCGCCTGCCGGCCCGCAAGCCCGCCGCCGCGACCTCCGGCCAGGCGGCCGCTCAGGACTGGGGCGGCCAGGAGGAGCGGCCGATCATCCAGGACGGCTGGCAGTGGGACCCGGTCGCGCAGGAGTGGAAGCCCGCCGAGCAGCGCTGGCTCACCCCGCAGGCCGACCCCACCCAGCAGCAGCCCTGGCCCGGCACCTCCGGGACCACCGGCACCACCGACGGCGACGACTCCGACGGCACCCAGATCCGCTGA
- a CDS encoding bifunctional methylenetetrahydrofolate dehydrogenase/methenyltetrahydrofolate cyclohydrolase has translation MTAQKLDGSATLKAIKAELTERVAALREQGVVPGLGTVLVGDDPGSHWYVGAKHKDCAEIGIESIRVDLPATSTQAEVEAAIDELNADPACTGFLVQQPTGLDEFALLSRVDPDKDVDGLHPVNLGRLVLGEEGSLPCTPLGCIELLRRHGIELRGAEVVVVGRGLTVGRPMGLLLTRRSENATATLCHTGTRDLAAHTRNADVVIAAAGVPGIITADMVKPGAAVLDVGVSRVDGKIAGDVAADVWETAGWVSPNPGGVGPMTRAMLLMNVVTMAERSLAAAKAAAKVTA, from the coding sequence ATGACCGCACAGAAGCTGGACGGCAGCGCCACCCTCAAGGCGATCAAGGCCGAGCTCACCGAGCGGGTGGCGGCGCTGCGCGAGCAGGGCGTCGTGCCCGGCCTGGGCACGGTGCTGGTCGGCGACGACCCGGGCTCGCACTGGTACGTCGGCGCCAAGCACAAGGACTGCGCCGAGATCGGCATCGAGTCGATCCGCGTCGACCTCCCGGCCACCTCGACCCAGGCCGAGGTGGAGGCCGCGATCGACGAGCTGAACGCCGACCCGGCCTGCACCGGCTTCCTGGTGCAGCAGCCGACGGGGCTCGACGAGTTCGCGCTGCTCTCGCGGGTCGACCCCGACAAGGACGTCGACGGGCTGCACCCGGTCAACCTCGGCCGGCTCGTGCTCGGCGAGGAGGGCTCCCTGCCCTGCACCCCGCTGGGCTGCATCGAGCTGCTGCGTCGCCACGGCATCGAGCTGCGCGGCGCCGAGGTGGTCGTCGTCGGCCGCGGCCTGACCGTCGGGCGCCCGATGGGCCTGTTGCTGACCCGCCGCTCGGAGAACGCCACCGCCACGCTGTGCCACACCGGCACCCGCGACCTCGCCGCCCACACCCGCAACGCCGACGTGGTCATCGCCGCCGCCGGCGTACCGGGCATCATCACCGCCGACATGGTCAAGCCCGGCGCGGCCGTGCTCGACGTCGGCGTCTCCCGGGTCGACGGGAAGATCGCCGGCGACGTCGCCGCCGACGTGTGGGAGACCGCCGGCTGGGTCTCGCCCAACCCCGGCGGCGTGGGCCCGATGACCCGCGCGATGCTGCTGATGAACGTCGTCACCATGGCCGAGCGCTCCCTGGCTGCTGCGAAGGCCGCTGCGAAGGTCACGGCCTGA
- a CDS encoding M23 family metallopeptidase: protein MGSHRAERRGPRRRPSETPEVAAGRRAAGRGSTTREALQANPVATAPGPAGDATTVFRDHDATVEMPLVRSEPGKRKAVKQAVSRGPRFRVLPSAPALIGAAALAVSVGGAVTTATPDLAAEQTKVQQPSALGGASGTSSVDSLERGSRVSRDSRRDALDDTADADLVAAAAKQMRQRNTALAKFAKDAEAHAQEIAKNQWVMPIQGYRLTARYGDYGLWANYHTGLDFAAPTGTPLVAVANATVTSAGYDGAYGNKTVLTLEDGTEIWYCHQTSMNVSPGDTVRAGEVIGTVGSTGHVTGPHLHLEVRPGAGDPVDPHAALRVHGLNP from the coding sequence ATGGGTAGCCACCGAGCGGAACGTCGCGGCCCCCGCCGCCGCCCCTCGGAGACCCCGGAGGTGGCCGCCGGCCGTCGTGCGGCCGGACGCGGTTCCACTACCCGCGAGGCTCTCCAGGCAAACCCCGTCGCCACCGCCCCCGGCCCCGCCGGCGACGCGACCACCGTCTTCCGCGACCACGACGCCACCGTCGAGATGCCGCTCGTGCGCAGCGAGCCGGGCAAGCGCAAGGCGGTCAAGCAGGCCGTCTCCCGCGGCCCCCGCTTCCGCGTCCTGCCCTCGGCCCCCGCGCTCATCGGCGCGGCCGCCCTCGCCGTCTCCGTCGGCGGCGCCGTCACCACCGCCACGCCGGACCTGGCCGCCGAGCAGACCAAGGTCCAGCAGCCCAGCGCCCTCGGCGGCGCCAGCGGCACGTCCTCGGTCGACTCCCTGGAGCGCGGCAGCCGCGTCAGCCGCGACTCGCGTCGCGACGCGCTCGACGACACCGCGGACGCCGACCTCGTCGCCGCCGCGGCCAAGCAGATGCGCCAGCGCAACACCGCGCTCGCCAAGTTCGCCAAGGACGCCGAGGCGCACGCCCAGGAGATCGCCAAGAACCAGTGGGTCATGCCGATCCAGGGCTACCGGCTGACCGCCCGCTACGGCGACTACGGTCTCTGGGCGAACTACCACACCGGTCTGGACTTCGCCGCGCCCACCGGCACGCCCCTGGTGGCGGTGGCCAACGCGACCGTGACCAGCGCCGGGTACGACGGCGCCTACGGCAACAAGACCGTGCTGACCCTCGAGGACGGCACCGAGATCTGGTACTGCCACCAGACCTCCATGAACGTCTCCCCCGGTGACACCGTCCGCGCCGGTGAGGTCATCGGCACCGTCGGCTCCACCGGCCACGTCACCGGTCCGCACCTCCACCTCGAGGTCCGCCCCGGCGCCGGCGACCCGGTCGACCCGCACGCCGCACTCCGGGTCCACGGACTCAACCCGTAG
- a CDS encoding DUF3017 domain-containing protein: MSDRATPAPGEEPEPPEDGILEEPDASVGPAPSEDEVAAVLAEEIEQLEERRYPSTIGGACYLLVLAVTTVGIGVVTVGEWRLGIRIVAGAILAAAALRLVLRRRDAGMLAVRHRLVDVLVLVVIGSALVFLSATIPDQPV; the protein is encoded by the coding sequence GTGAGCGACCGCGCGACCCCTGCTCCGGGCGAGGAGCCCGAGCCGCCGGAGGACGGGATCCTCGAGGAGCCGGACGCCTCGGTCGGCCCGGCGCCGTCCGAGGACGAGGTCGCCGCGGTGCTCGCCGAGGAGATCGAGCAGCTCGAGGAGCGTCGCTACCCCTCGACGATCGGCGGTGCGTGCTACCTGCTCGTCCTCGCGGTCACCACCGTCGGCATCGGCGTGGTGACGGTGGGGGAGTGGCGGCTGGGCATCCGCATCGTCGCGGGCGCGATCCTCGCCGCGGCGGCGCTGCGGCTGGTGCTGCGGCGCCGCGACGCCGGCATGCTCGCCGTACGCCACCGGCTCGTCGACGTCCTCGTCCTGGTCGTCATCGGGTCGGCGCTGGTCTTCCTCTCCGCGACCATCCCCGACCAGCCCGTCTGA
- a CDS encoding malate dehydrogenase gives MTSSPLKVAVTGAAGQIGYSLLFRLASGALAADRPIELRLLEITPALKALEGVVMELDDCAFPGLAGVEIGDDAEKVFDGVNLALLVGARPRGPGMERGDLLEANGAIFTTQGKALNKVAADDVRIGVTGNPANTNALIAMSNAPDIPQDRFSALTRLDHNRAISQLAAKTGAPVADITKMTIWGNHSATQYPDLFHAEVGGRNAAEVVGDQAWIENDFIPTVAKRGAAIIDARGSSSAASAASATIDAARDWLFGSAEGDWVSMAVRSDGSYGVPEGLVSSFPVTTKGGDWSIVQGLEIDDFSRGRIDASTAELAEERDAVKGLGLI, from the coding sequence GTGACCTCTTCGCCCCTCAAGGTGGCCGTGACCGGTGCCGCCGGCCAGATCGGCTACAGCCTGCTCTTCCGCCTCGCGAGCGGTGCGCTCGCGGCCGACCGCCCCATCGAGCTCCGCCTCCTCGAGATCACGCCCGCGCTGAAGGCGCTCGAGGGCGTGGTCATGGAGCTCGACGACTGCGCGTTCCCCGGCCTGGCCGGCGTCGAGATCGGCGACGACGCCGAGAAGGTCTTCGACGGCGTGAACCTCGCGCTGCTCGTCGGCGCCCGGCCGCGCGGCCCGGGCATGGAGCGCGGCGACCTGCTCGAGGCCAACGGGGCGATCTTCACGACCCAGGGCAAGGCGCTGAACAAGGTCGCCGCCGACGACGTCCGCATCGGCGTCACCGGCAACCCGGCGAACACCAACGCGCTGATCGCGATGAGCAACGCCCCCGACATCCCGCAGGACCGGTTCTCCGCGCTGACCCGCCTCGACCACAACCGGGCGATCTCCCAGCTCGCGGCGAAGACCGGCGCCCCGGTCGCCGACATCACCAAGATGACGATCTGGGGCAACCACTCCGCGACGCAGTACCCCGACCTCTTCCACGCCGAGGTCGGTGGCCGCAACGCCGCCGAGGTCGTCGGCGACCAGGCCTGGATCGAGAACGACTTCATCCCGACCGTCGCCAAGCGCGGCGCCGCGATCATCGACGCCCGCGGCTCCTCCTCCGCCGCCTCCGCCGCGTCGGCCACCATCGACGCCGCCCGCGACTGGCTCTTCGGCTCCGCCGAGGGCGACTGGGTCTCGATGGCCGTGCGCTCCGACGGCTCCTACGGCGTCCCCGAGGGCCTCGTCTCCTCGTTCCCGGTGACCACCAAGGGCGGCGACTGGTCGATCGTCCAGGGCCTGGAGATCGACGACTTCTCCCGCGGCCGGATCGACGCCTCGACCGCCGAGCTCGCCGAGGAGCGCGATGCCGTGAAGGGGCTCGGCCTCATCTGA
- the purN gene encoding phosphoribosylglycinamide formyltransferase, translated as MPAARAARPDRPARLVVLVSGSGTNLQALLDACADPAYGATVVAVGADRDGIEGLARAERAGVPTFVARVKDHPTREDWDRALAEQVAAHEPDLVVLAGFMKLVGADFLARFGGRTVNTHPALSPSFPGMHGPADALAYGVKVTGATLFVVDAGVDTGAIVAQTAVPVEDDDDVDSLHERIKTAERAMLVETVGRMAREGYAVDGRRVRLGA; from the coding sequence GTGCCCGCCGCCCGAGCCGCTCGCCCCGACCGACCCGCCCGCCTCGTCGTCCTGGTGTCCGGGTCCGGCACGAACCTCCAGGCGCTGCTCGACGCGTGCGCCGACCCGGCGTACGGCGCCACGGTGGTCGCCGTCGGCGCGGACCGCGACGGGATCGAGGGGCTGGCCCGCGCGGAGCGGGCCGGCGTGCCGACGTTCGTCGCGCGCGTCAAGGACCACCCCACCCGCGAGGACTGGGACCGCGCGCTCGCCGAGCAGGTCGCCGCGCACGAGCCGGACCTCGTGGTGCTGGCCGGCTTCATGAAGCTGGTCGGTGCCGACTTCCTCGCCCGCTTCGGTGGCCGCACGGTCAACACCCACCCGGCGCTGTCGCCGTCGTTCCCCGGGATGCACGGGCCGGCCGACGCGCTGGCGTACGGCGTCAAGGTCACCGGCGCCACCCTCTTCGTGGTCGACGCCGGCGTCGACACCGGCGCGATCGTGGCGCAGACCGCCGTGCCGGTCGAGGACGACGACGACGTCGACTCGCTCCACGAGCGGATCAAGACCGCCGAGCGCGCGATGCTCGTCGAGACCGTCGGGCGGATGGCGCGCGAGGGGTACGCCGTCGACGGCCGCCGCGTGCGCCTCGGCGCCTGA